In Sphingobacterium sp. lm-10, one DNA window encodes the following:
- a CDS encoding SusC/RagA family TonB-linked outer membrane protein: MKQKLPFLGMRMLLSAVVLFLLHGNIAYAQTATFNGRVTGDGQPISGATLTIVELERTAGTDATGSFSFPNVAAGSYTLTASFLGFETYRETIRVTADMTPMNISLQPSTGEDIGEITIVGYASVQRKDLTGAVTRVSEKDFNQGPFTSPDQLVQGKAPGVQMINNSGQPGAATTFRIRGNSAVSGGGQPLFVVDGIALDGRTALPGRSANLGSAPGGNPLIFLNTPDIESMEILKDASATAIYGARAAYGVVLINTKRGKAGPLQVNVNASTGVASLMRRIDILDGNQFRGALNKYGITGGDLGDNVDALGAITRNSIVQDYAVSMAGGTEDAKFRASIGYQDIEGILNKSGLKKVAASVNGNFKMLESKKLGLDLGLIGTQTNEQFAPITNDAGFEGSLVGQALSWNPTERLRNEDGSLNIKYGTSIINPLAMSEANNDHARITTVIGSVSPYYKFNDWLEYRVLGAVNYSTGIRRASTKSWINIPGIQADQAGGALGGEASYANNELITSQLTHTLTFNREIANKLNLNAVAGYEYMNFIYRGMDFRGVNYGDINIDYTDALQAGSSGNRVVNSFADPKTELQSYFFRAIFNYDNRYLFTGTVRRDGSTKFGDNNKYGNFPSFSAAWNIRNESFMQDVAWLSELRLRAGWGRTGNQEFPAGSSSNRYGFINDNAVRPINNGNPDLRWQSDEQTNIGVDFGLFGTKLTGSIDVFQKKTTDLLFPTIPLYPNAPDAPIIWSNLDGIVRNQGIELALHSTLLQKEHLTWNVGGNLTLLRNDVSNMNNVILTGALSGQGVSGATVEVIQSGLPMYAMMTREYLGLSPEGFSTYTDDGFSMLYVGNPNPNVLVGFSTDVMYKRFTLTANFNGALGQDLYNNTANTVLPITNLGGFRNIAAGLLDSPIQESLTNSAAPSSRFIEDGSYIKLANATIGYRVGNIGASLKNLNVFINGTNLLLFTKYSGFDPEVNTAKGVGNTGSAGIDYIGYPPIRTFNLGVNFSL, translated from the coding sequence ATGAAACAAAAATTACCTTTTTTAGGTATGCGTATGCTATTGTCGGCAGTGGTACTTTTCCTATTACATGGAAACATTGCCTATGCCCAAACAGCTACGTTTAATGGTAGGGTTACCGGCGATGGACAGCCCATATCCGGTGCAACACTAACTATCGTAGAGCTGGAACGTACCGCTGGTACGGATGCAACCGGTTCGTTCAGCTTCCCTAATGTGGCCGCGGGTAGCTACACGCTAACAGCATCTTTCCTAGGCTTTGAAACCTACCGCGAGACGATTCGTGTGACAGCAGATATGACGCCGATGAATATTAGTCTGCAACCATCTACCGGAGAAGATATCGGTGAAATTACCATCGTAGGATATGCTTCCGTACAACGGAAAGACTTAACAGGTGCAGTAACACGGGTGAGTGAAAAAGACTTTAACCAAGGGCCTTTTACCTCTCCCGATCAGTTGGTTCAGGGTAAAGCTCCCGGTGTCCAAATGATTAACAACAGTGGACAACCAGGTGCTGCCACGACTTTTCGCATACGTGGTAACTCCGCGGTAAGTGGCGGCGGACAGCCCTTATTTGTGGTAGATGGTATCGCGTTAGATGGGCGTACGGCGCTTCCTGGCAGAAGCGCAAATCTGGGATCAGCTCCAGGAGGAAACCCACTAATCTTCTTAAATACGCCCGACATTGAGAGCATGGAGATATTAAAGGACGCCTCTGCTACAGCAATATATGGTGCCAGAGCAGCATACGGTGTTGTGTTGATCAACACAAAACGCGGTAAAGCCGGCCCTTTGCAGGTTAATGTCAATGCTTCTACGGGTGTGGCATCTTTAATGCGCCGAATAGATATTCTAGATGGAAACCAATTCCGCGGCGCGTTGAATAAGTATGGTATCACCGGAGGTGATCTCGGTGATAATGTAGATGCATTAGGAGCGATTACGCGTAATTCCATCGTGCAAGATTATGCAGTTTCCATGGCCGGTGGTACCGAGGATGCGAAGTTTAGGGCTTCTATCGGTTACCAAGACATAGAGGGTATTTTGAATAAAAGCGGTCTAAAAAAAGTGGCCGCTTCCGTGAATGGAAACTTCAAGATGCTAGAAAGTAAAAAGCTAGGATTAGATCTGGGGCTCATCGGTACCCAAACCAATGAACAATTCGCGCCAATCACTAACGACGCCGGCTTCGAAGGCAGCCTAGTGGGTCAGGCACTCAGCTGGAATCCAACCGAGCGGTTACGCAACGAAGACGGATCTTTAAATATTAAATACGGCACATCCATCATTAACCCCTTGGCCATGTCGGAGGCAAACAATGACCATGCACGGATTACAACAGTCATTGGTAGCGTATCCCCATACTATAAGTTCAATGACTGGCTGGAGTACCGTGTACTCGGAGCGGTAAATTATAGTACTGGTATCCGTCGTGCTTCCACGAAGAGTTGGATCAACATACCAGGCATTCAGGCCGACCAGGCTGGTGGTGCGCTAGGTGGTGAAGCATCGTATGCCAACAACGAACTCATTACCAGTCAATTGACTCACACACTAACTTTCAACCGGGAGATTGCTAACAAGCTGAACTTAAATGCCGTCGCCGGTTACGAATACATGAACTTTATATATCGTGGAATGGACTTCCGGGGTGTCAATTATGGAGATATCAACATCGATTACACAGATGCCCTTCAAGCGGGTTCCAGCGGCAACCGTGTCGTAAACTCCTTTGCTGATCCTAAAACCGAATTGCAATCCTACTTTTTCCGCGCGATTTTCAATTACGATAACAGATACCTATTTACAGGTACTGTACGTCGTGACGGTTCTACTAAATTCGGGGACAACAATAAGTACGGAAACTTCCCCTCATTTTCTGCAGCATGGAATATCCGCAACGAAAGCTTTATGCAGGATGTGGCATGGTTAAGCGAATTGCGTTTACGCGCTGGATGGGGTCGTACCGGAAATCAGGAGTTTCCGGCGGGATCTTCCAGCAACCGTTACGGGTTTATCAATGACAATGCCGTTCGCCCTATTAACAACGGAAACCCGGATCTACGCTGGCAAAGTGATGAGCAAACCAATATTGGGGTAGATTTCGGCTTATTCGGCACGAAACTGACCGGATCCATCGACGTATTCCAAAAGAAAACGACAGATTTGTTGTTTCCGACGATTCCACTCTACCCGAATGCTCCCGATGCACCAATCATCTGGAGTAACCTCGATGGCATAGTGCGTAATCAAGGTATTGAGCTTGCTTTGCATTCTACACTGCTCCAAAAAGAGCACTTAACCTGGAATGTGGGCGGAAACCTAACGCTATTGAGAAATGATGTAAGCAATATGAACAACGTCATCCTAACAGGTGCATTGAGCGGTCAGGGCGTATCGGGTGCTACCGTGGAGGTCATTCAATCAGGGCTTCCAATGTATGCCATGATGACGAGAGAGTACTTAGGCTTAAGCCCGGAAGGGTTTTCTACCTATACCGACGATGGCTTCTCTATGCTATACGTGGGCAACCCAAACCCTAATGTACTGGTGGGTTTCAGCACGGATGTAATGTATAAACGATTCACACTGACTGCTAATTTCAATGGCGCCCTGGGGCAAGATTTGTATAATAACACCGCCAATACGGTACTGCCGATCACGAACTTGGGTGGCTTCAGAAATATTGCCGCCGGATTGTTAGACTCTCCTATCCAGGAATCATTGACCAATTCCGCTGCGCCATCTTCACGCTTTATCGAAGATGGTAGCTATATCAAACTAGCGAATGCCACCATAGGATACCGTGTAGGTAATATCGGCGCTTCCTTAAAAAACCTAAATGTGTTTATCAATGGCACCAACTTGTTGCTATTTACCAAATATTCTGGATTTGATCCAGAAGTCAATACGGCAAAAGGCGTGGGTAACACCGGGTCAGCAGGCATTGATTACATCGGCTACCCTCCGATAAGAACCTTTAACCTAGGCGTTAACTTCTCTTTATAA
- the ilvA gene encoding threonine ammonia-lyase IlvA: MNLSTLEIDCLAAKERIKEVVFRTPLQYNHHLSEKYGAEIYLKREDLQVVRSYKLRGAFNKISSLSADDLKRGVVCASAGNHAQGVALSCKKLDIKGVIFMPGPTPRQKITQTEMWGNGNIEIVLTGDTFDDCQMAALEYAAEHGMVFIPPFDDIKIIEGQGTVAVEILEDLPDVEAVIMPIGGGGLSSGLSFYMKQHAPHAKLYGVEPEGAASMQAAMNNGGPIELQTINKFVDGAAVKKIGVLPFAISSQLLDSVRSVPEGKICTTILELYNKDAIVAEPAGALSIAALDFHQDEIRGKKVVCIVSGGNNDIDRMGEIKEMSLLYEGIKHYFIVRFPQRPGALRLLVTEVLGPKDDITRFEYIKKTERERGPALIGVELGTAKDYTSLIGRLKAYKFDFIEINKDQTLFEYLV; the protein is encoded by the coding sequence ATGAATTTATCCACGTTGGAAATCGACTGCTTAGCAGCAAAAGAACGCATAAAAGAGGTCGTTTTTCGTACGCCCTTACAATACAATCATCACTTGTCTGAAAAGTACGGTGCGGAGATTTACCTAAAACGTGAAGATCTGCAAGTCGTGCGCTCTTACAAATTGCGGGGCGCATTCAATAAGATTAGTAGCCTATCGGCGGATGATTTGAAGCGTGGTGTGGTCTGTGCCAGTGCAGGCAATCACGCACAAGGGGTGGCATTATCGTGCAAAAAATTAGATATCAAAGGTGTGATTTTTATGCCCGGACCAACTCCACGGCAAAAGATTACACAAACCGAAATGTGGGGCAATGGCAATATTGAAATTGTACTGACTGGTGATACTTTTGACGACTGCCAGATGGCAGCATTAGAGTACGCCGCTGAACATGGTATGGTATTTATTCCACCATTCGACGACATTAAGATCATTGAAGGGCAAGGTACTGTTGCCGTAGAGATATTGGAAGACCTCCCGGATGTGGAAGCCGTCATTATGCCTATAGGTGGTGGTGGTCTATCCTCCGGATTAAGCTTCTACATGAAACAACATGCACCACATGCCAAATTGTATGGCGTAGAACCCGAAGGAGCCGCTTCTATGCAAGCCGCCATGAACAATGGCGGACCAATAGAACTACAAACTATTAATAAGTTCGTAGACGGCGCCGCGGTAAAGAAAATCGGAGTTCTGCCATTCGCCATTAGTAGCCAATTGCTAGACAGCGTTCGATCCGTTCCAGAAGGTAAAATATGTACCACTATTCTGGAATTATATAATAAAGATGCCATTGTCGCCGAACCAGCAGGAGCCTTATCCATCGCTGCCTTAGATTTTCACCAAGACGAAATCCGCGGAAAAAAAGTCGTCTGTATCGTATCCGGTGGAAACAACGATATTGATCGTATGGGCGAAATCAAAGAGATGTCCTTACTGTACGAAGGTATTAAGCACTACTTCATCGTTCGCTTCCCACAGCGCCCTGGCGCGTTAAGGCTTTTGGTGACCGAAGTGTTGGGGCCGAAAGATGATATTACCCGGTTTGAGTACATTAAAAAGACCGAACGCGAACGCGGCCCGGCACTCATTGGTGTCGAGCTAGGTACCGCTAAAGATTACACCAGCCTGATAGGGCGGCTCAAAGCCTATAAGTTTGATTTTATTGAAATCAATAAAGATCAGACTTTGTTTGAGTATTTGGTGTAA
- a CDS encoding 2-isopropylmalate synthase — MLHDPNHLYIFDTTLRDGEQVPGCQLTTPEKIEIARDLETLGVDIIEAGFPVSSPGDFQSVVELSKAVDNVIICALTRANENDINVAAEALKYAKRPRIHTGIGASDMHIKYKFNSTREEILDRAVAAVKHAKSHVEDVEFYAEDAGRADLPYLAQMIEAVIAAGATVVNIPDTNGYCLADQYGAKIKYLKEHVKNIDQAIISAHCHNDLGLATANSIAAIQNGARQVECTINGIGERAGNTSLEEVAMILKVHAAHFPGLTSNINSKLFTAISQKVSAMMRMPVQPNKAIVGKNAFAHSSGIHQDGFLKHRENYEIIRPEDVGLHEAGIILTARSGRHALKHHLERLGYTLDKEALASTYERFLVLADAKKDIADEDLLTLVK, encoded by the coding sequence ATGTTACACGATCCGAATCATTTGTACATTTTCGACACCACGCTAAGAGATGGCGAACAAGTACCCGGCTGCCAACTAACCACTCCGGAAAAAATCGAAATAGCCAGAGATCTGGAAACACTAGGCGTGGATATTATTGAAGCGGGTTTTCCGGTATCCAGTCCTGGCGATTTTCAGTCTGTCGTGGAGCTTTCCAAAGCGGTAGACAACGTGATTATCTGTGCGCTAACGCGCGCCAATGAAAATGACATCAACGTCGCCGCCGAAGCCCTAAAATACGCAAAACGTCCGCGCATTCACACTGGCATCGGTGCGTCCGACATGCATATCAAATACAAGTTCAATAGCACGCGCGAAGAAATCTTGGACCGTGCAGTAGCCGCTGTAAAACATGCTAAAAGCCATGTGGAAGACGTAGAATTCTATGCAGAAGATGCCGGCCGTGCCGACCTACCCTATCTGGCACAGATGATCGAAGCCGTTATTGCGGCGGGCGCGACTGTCGTAAATATTCCAGACACCAACGGATATTGTCTGGCCGATCAGTACGGCGCGAAAATCAAGTACCTGAAGGAGCATGTCAAAAACATCGATCAAGCAATCATTTCGGCACATTGCCATAATGATCTGGGTTTGGCTACAGCTAATTCCATTGCCGCTATTCAAAATGGTGCCCGTCAGGTAGAGTGTACGATCAACGGTATTGGCGAACGCGCTGGAAACACCTCTTTGGAAGAAGTAGCGATGATTTTGAAAGTACACGCAGCGCACTTCCCTGGTCTTACCTCTAACATCAACAGCAAGCTTTTTACGGCGATCTCTCAAAAGGTGAGCGCTATGATGCGTATGCCGGTACAACCGAACAAGGCCATAGTCGGTAAAAATGCCTTTGCACACAGCTCTGGCATTCACCAAGATGGGTTCTTGAAACACCGGGAGAATTACGAAATTATTCGCCCCGAAGACGTAGGTTTACATGAAGCCGGTATCATCTTGACCGCTCGCTCCGGTCGCCATGCCTTAAAACATCATCTGGAGCGCTTGGGTTACACACTAGATAAAGAAGCATTAGCATCTACTTACGAGCGTTTTCTCGTGCTGGCAGATGCCAAAAAAGACATCGCGGATGAGGATTTGTTGACATTAGTCAAATAA
- a CDS encoding serine hydrolase — protein sequence MRKSITILLLLLNVSVQLTTAQNKASIDWTKIDSLLEKVRVDYQVAGFSVAVVHKDSLLYSKGYGYRNYEQKLPATPQTLYAIGSSTKAFTAGLIGKLFGDSLSLDDKITQHLPALRFQDGRESQVTVRDLMAHRTGLSRYDFSWYLFNTDSRDSLIARVQHMKPSSDLRASWLYNNFMYLAQGMIAEKLTGKSWEDNIRTHFMNPLGMKQSNLTIADMLQNKDASLGYMVDGEKNIQYIPYYHIRGMGPAGSINSSVAEMANWVKAWLNNGKFKGQQVLPANYVQEALSSQMVIASALPSVKQPDVHLKNYGLGWMIGSYRGHYQVEHGGNIDGFSASVAFFPTDSLGIVVLTNQNGSEVPGVVRNVLSDELLGLSFVNWNTRGVEKDSVETAVKPATEDLRQVKGTKPSHLLADYVGQYHHSAYGQFEIRLENDTLKTHLATKNLCLEHYHYDTFVLRELGTDKEKEKDDEGQKITFHTSFDGDIKSAELELPESFEFARQAPAKKVSTKDLSAYVGRYSVGNMKIKITVSNDIVYMDVPGQKNYETIAQGDHYFKIKDLTGFAIRFEIDETTEKATKINLIQPNGTFSAARIND from the coding sequence ATGCGTAAATCTATTACCATATTGCTGCTATTATTGAACGTATCCGTACAATTAACAACGGCACAAAACAAAGCTTCCATCGATTGGACAAAAATCGATTCTCTACTTGAAAAAGTAAGAGTAGATTACCAAGTAGCTGGCTTTTCTGTGGCTGTAGTACACAAAGATAGCTTGTTGTATAGCAAAGGGTATGGCTATCGCAATTATGAGCAAAAGCTGCCCGCTACTCCTCAAACTTTGTATGCTATTGGCTCTTCGACCAAAGCCTTCACAGCAGGATTAATAGGCAAACTCTTTGGAGATAGCCTTTCTTTAGATGACAAAATAACGCAACATCTGCCTGCCTTACGTTTTCAGGATGGGCGTGAAAGTCAAGTCACCGTACGAGATTTAATGGCACACCGCACCGGTCTTTCCCGTTACGACTTTTCTTGGTATCTCTTTAACACCGATTCCCGCGACAGCTTAATTGCGCGCGTGCAACATATGAAACCAAGTTCTGATCTGCGCGCTTCCTGGCTATATAACAACTTTATGTATCTGGCACAAGGAATGATCGCCGAAAAGTTAACTGGAAAATCCTGGGAGGACAATATTCGCACGCATTTTATGAATCCTCTGGGAATGAAGCAGAGCAACCTCACTATTGCTGATATGCTGCAAAATAAAGACGCTTCACTTGGATATATGGTAGATGGAGAAAAGAATATCCAATATATTCCCTATTATCATATCAGAGGTATGGGGCCAGCAGGCAGCATCAATAGCAGTGTAGCGGAGATGGCCAATTGGGTGAAAGCCTGGTTGAACAATGGAAAGTTCAAAGGCCAGCAGGTTCTACCAGCAAATTATGTACAAGAAGCATTAAGTTCACAGATGGTGATCGCATCAGCCTTACCCTCTGTCAAGCAACCAGATGTACATTTGAAAAATTATGGTTTAGGTTGGATGATCGGTTCCTATCGAGGCCACTATCAGGTAGAGCACGGTGGCAATATAGATGGGTTTTCCGCTTCAGTAGCATTCTTCCCTACCGATTCTTTAGGAATCGTCGTGCTGACTAATCAAAATGGCTCTGAAGTTCCCGGCGTAGTCCGTAACGTCCTTTCCGATGAATTATTGGGGTTATCTTTCGTGAATTGGAATACCCGTGGTGTGGAAAAAGATAGTGTTGAAACGGCAGTAAAGCCTGCTACAGAAGATTTAAGACAGGTGAAAGGCACTAAGCCATCACACCTGTTGGCGGATTATGTTGGACAATATCATCATTCAGCATATGGACAGTTCGAAATACGTCTTGAAAATGATACGCTTAAAACACATTTAGCGACAAAGAATCTGTGTTTAGAACATTATCATTATGACACATTTGTTCTACGAGAACTGGGTACAGACAAAGAGAAGGAAAAAGATGACGAAGGGCAGAAAATCACTTTTCATACCAGCTTCGATGGAGATATCAAAAGTGCAGAGTTAGAGCTTCCAGAGTCGTTTGAATTTGCACGACAAGCACCTGCCAAGAAAGTAAGCACTAAAGATTTAAGTGCTTATGTGGGTAGGTATTCCGTAGGCAATATGAAAATTAAGATCACGGTAAGCAACGACATCGTCTATATGGATGTACCCGGCCAAAAAAATTATGAAACAATAGCGCAAGGCGATCACTATTTCAAAATCAAAGACCTTACTGGTTTTGCAATCCGTTTTGAAATCGATGAAACCACGGAAAAAGCAACAAAGATTAACTTAATTCAACCAAACGGAACCTTTTCCGCTGCTCGGATAAATGATTAG
- the leuB gene encoding 3-isopropylmalate dehydrogenase: MKKNILIIPGDGIGQEVTQWGKQVLEVIAAEFDHEFAFDEAIMGHTAIEATGNPLPDETLEKAKASDAILFGAIGHAKYDNDPSAKVRPEQGLLKIRKELGLYANLRPILLFDELLDASSLKPEILRGTDILFFRELTGDVYFGEKLRNADNTFASDLMNYHRYEVERIARKAFEAAQTRGKRLCSVDKANVLETSRLWREVVQELATEYPDVETEHMFIDNAAMQLVKNPKKFDVVLTANLFGDILTDEASQIAGSMGMLASASIGDGTGFFEPIHGSAHDIAGQDKANPLASILSAALMLDIAFGLQDEAKAVTDAVDQTLKAGWRTSDIADKNTATDRILGTVAMGQKVIDFLKK, encoded by the coding sequence ATGAAGAAGAATATATTAATCATCCCCGGAGATGGTATCGGGCAAGAGGTAACCCAATGGGGTAAGCAAGTGTTGGAAGTTATTGCGGCCGAATTTGATCACGAATTCGCTTTCGATGAAGCCATCATGGGGCATACAGCCATTGAAGCTACAGGCAATCCATTGCCCGATGAAACATTGGAAAAAGCCAAAGCATCCGATGCGATCTTATTTGGGGCGATTGGTCACGCCAAATACGACAATGATCCGTCTGCCAAAGTGCGTCCAGAGCAGGGTCTGCTAAAAATCCGTAAAGAGCTTGGATTATATGCTAATCTACGCCCAATCCTGTTATTCGATGAGTTGTTGGATGCCTCTAGCTTGAAGCCAGAAATTCTTCGTGGTACAGATATTCTATTCTTCCGGGAGTTGACTGGCGACGTCTATTTCGGAGAGAAGCTACGCAACGCAGACAATACCTTTGCCTCCGACCTGATGAACTACCACCGCTACGAAGTAGAACGTATCGCTCGCAAAGCCTTTGAGGCGGCACAAACACGCGGAAAGCGCCTTTGTTCGGTAGACAAAGCCAACGTATTAGAAACATCTCGCCTTTGGAGAGAGGTGGTACAGGAGCTAGCTACAGAATATCCGGACGTGGAAACGGAACACATGTTTATTGATAACGCTGCGATGCAGTTGGTTAAGAATCCAAAGAAATTTGATGTGGTCTTAACTGCAAATCTATTTGGAGATATCCTCACGGATGAAGCTTCTCAGATTGCGGGCTCGATGGGTATGTTGGCTTCTGCTTCTATTGGTGATGGTACTGGTTTTTTTGAGCCGATTCATGGATCTGCACACGATATCGCTGGCCAGGACAAAGCCAATCCGCTGGCATCTATCCTATCTGCTGCGCTTATGTTAGATATTGCTTTTGGCTTGCAAGACGAAGCGAAAGCAGTAACTGACGCGGTAGATCAGACACTGAAAGCAGGTTGGAGAACTTCCGATATTGCCGATAAAAATACAGCTACTGATCGCATTTTAGGCACGGTGGCCATGGGACAAAAGGTCATTGATTTTTTGAAGAAATAA
- a CDS encoding ATP-binding cassette domain-containing protein yields MSKPLVHIQDLCVQYGSKTVLQDLAWTYQEGINWAIGGESGSGKTSLARALAKQIPYQGSIALNLPSYKSAESGSKRQSVLYIPNWYQFTNLEGDRNFYYQQRYNTHQGRDTRTVAGELAHFAEQENLSLNESLPYVQVLGLEGQMDSQLIELSSGEHKKLQLVKALWRKPQLLIIDEPYTGLDKASRIALNKCIDELADTGVHLILLTNDPNLPKCISAFACIQDGQLKAVESVEDFITNQPRQSGTLPSFLKADPESIGDQIIQMNQVKVRYGDKTVLEDISWTVNRGDKWVIQGSNGSGKSTLLSLINGDHPQAYGMDIRLFGNQRGSGESIWDIKQKIGLISPEMHWYFDQSATVWHTVASGFFDSIGLFSQTSFQQRKQVDELLHFFDLFTDRNELLQTLPLGKQRLALLARTVIKNPPLLVLDEPCQGLDQAQTQYFNDVVDELCAYGKTLLYVGHYESQLPKCIDHRLVLEKGQVIKTQHKHILEERV; encoded by the coding sequence ATGTCTAAACCCTTGGTCCACATACAAGATTTATGTGTGCAATACGGTTCAAAAACGGTATTGCAAGACTTGGCGTGGACCTATCAAGAGGGAATAAATTGGGCTATCGGCGGAGAAAGCGGATCCGGTAAAACATCGTTAGCGCGCGCCTTAGCCAAACAAATCCCATATCAGGGATCGATCGCCCTAAATTTGCCGAGTTACAAATCTGCAGAAAGTGGATCTAAGCGGCAATCCGTTCTCTACATACCCAATTGGTATCAGTTTACTAACTTAGAAGGCGATCGTAACTTTTATTATCAGCAACGCTATAACACACATCAGGGAAGAGATACGAGAACAGTAGCTGGCGAACTGGCACACTTTGCGGAACAGGAAAACCTATCGCTCAACGAGTCATTACCCTATGTGCAAGTCTTAGGTCTTGAGGGGCAAATGGATTCACAGCTTATTGAACTTTCCAGCGGCGAGCACAAGAAGTTGCAGCTGGTAAAAGCTTTATGGCGCAAACCGCAGCTCTTGATCATCGATGAGCCGTACACCGGCCTAGATAAAGCCTCGAGAATAGCGCTAAACAAGTGCATCGACGAATTAGCGGATACAGGAGTACACCTAATTTTGCTAACTAATGACCCCAACCTACCGAAATGTATTAGCGCTTTCGCATGTATACAGGACGGTCAGTTAAAAGCAGTAGAGAGCGTTGAAGATTTTATCACCAATCAACCGCGTCAATCAGGTACTTTACCTTCTTTTCTGAAAGCTGATCCTGAATCAATCGGTGACCAAATCATTCAAATGAATCAGGTGAAGGTGCGCTATGGGGATAAGACCGTGCTGGAAGATATATCGTGGACAGTAAACCGAGGCGACAAATGGGTGATACAGGGATCTAATGGATCGGGAAAATCTACCTTGCTCAGTCTCATCAATGGTGATCATCCGCAAGCTTACGGGATGGATATACGCTTATTTGGCAACCAACGTGGATCCGGCGAAAGCATCTGGGACATCAAACAAAAGATTGGATTAATATCCCCCGAAATGCACTGGTATTTCGACCAAAGTGCTACCGTATGGCATACCGTCGCTTCCGGCTTTTTCGATAGCATCGGCTTATTTTCACAAACATCTTTTCAGCAGAGAAAGCAGGTGGACGAGCTACTGCACTTTTTCGATCTATTTACGGATAGAAACGAATTATTACAAACATTGCCATTGGGCAAACAACGGCTAGCATTACTTGCCAGAACGGTCATCAAAAACCCGCCTTTATTGGTGTTAGACGAACCCTGCCAAGGCCTAGATCAAGCCCAAACACAGTATTTCAACGACGTCGTAGACGAGTTGTGTGCATACGGAAAAACGCTACTATATGTCGGACATTACGAGAGTCAACTACCCAAATGCATAGATCATCGTTTGGTGCTAGAGAAAGGCCAAGTAATTAAGACACAACATAAACACATACTAGAAGAGCGAGTATAA